A part of Dehalogenimonas sp. W genomic DNA contains:
- a CDS encoding ATP-binding protein, whose protein sequence is MVINPLVKRDLEKVRRAVRLFPNSASEKPVLFVMVGLPGSGKSYFVDRLIRKIPATVLQSDFIRKTLLKKPTYTQREHTRVFRAIHTAARELLDSNNNVLIDATNLNRKYRRPLYQMAAETRARIIIIYLDTPREIARERIMDRRAQGECISDADWEVYQMLEEDFEPPVEPDYTVTPVTDLPELITKIAGDIAIK, encoded by the coding sequence ATGGTTATCAATCCACTGGTAAAACGCGACCTTGAAAAAGTTAGACGGGCGGTCCGGCTGTTTCCTAATTCCGCCTCTGAAAAACCGGTATTATTCGTCATGGTCGGCTTGCCCGGCAGCGGAAAAAGCTATTTTGTTGACAGACTGATTCGGAAGATTCCGGCAACTGTGTTGCAAAGTGATTTTATCCGCAAAACTCTGTTGAAAAAGCCCACTTACACCCAGCGGGAGCATACCCGGGTTTTCAGAGCCATTCACACCGCTGCCCGCGAATTGCTGGACTCAAATAACAACGTTTTAATTGACGCAACAAATCTGAACCGGAAATACCGTCGTCCGCTGTATCAAATGGCGGCAGAAACCAGGGCCCGAATCATCATTATATATCTGGATACACCCAGAGAAATTGCCAGGGAACGCATCATGGATCGCCGGGCACAGGGTGAGTGTATCTCCGATGCGGATTGGGAAGTATATCAAATGCTGGAAGAGGATTTTGAACCGCCGGTAGAACCCGATTACACCGTGACGCCGGTCACGGATCTCCCGGAACTTATTACCAAAATCGCCGGCGACATCGCCATTAAATAA
- a CDS encoding leucyl aminopeptidase gives MDIKLITTEFEQIQADAVIVGVFEITTDDSEATNWDKSLVQLIQRLRQKKEIKGTLGELTTIHGLAPTGTGKFIVLGLGKQDILTLARLRSAVADACRAVQRAHGYELVIALPKTGMTGEQTGSAIAQGALLGTYRFTRHQTKEPEYGQLKSVGVIGAGDFTAEAFEQGLKKGQAVADGIVMARDMANEPSNHMTPAHMAEAALKLTSIPGLKVEVLERADMVKMGMGGLLGVSSGSSAVNPPKLIVIRYKGRTANDWDLGLVGKGLTFDSGGISIKPSEKMEEMKFDMSGGASVIGAMSAIGRLKLPLNVIAAVPATENMPDGGAFKPGDVLKMYSGKTVEVISTDAEGRLILADALTFVDRENPKALIDVATLTGAVIIALGTQASAAVTNNEALLQKVIKAGESAGERVWQLPGWDEYRDQYKSDYADIKNVGGRPAGTITAGLFLSEFINPQTPWVHLDIAGTAWGDKEKGHLTKGSSGVPVATLVNLAEMLIPV, from the coding sequence ATGGACATCAAACTAATTACCACCGAATTTGAACAGATTCAAGCGGATGCAGTTATCGTGGGGGTTTTTGAAATTACCACGGACGACAGCGAAGCAACAAACTGGGACAAGTCACTGGTTCAACTAATTCAACGACTGCGGCAAAAGAAGGAAATTAAGGGAACACTCGGTGAACTGACCACGATTCATGGTCTGGCTCCTACCGGTACTGGTAAATTCATCGTACTGGGGTTGGGTAAACAGGACATTCTCACACTGGCGCGTTTACGCTCGGCTGTTGCAGATGCTTGCCGTGCCGTACAACGCGCTCATGGCTATGAACTGGTTATCGCCCTGCCGAAAACCGGTATGACCGGCGAACAGACCGGTTCGGCAATCGCTCAGGGGGCTTTATTGGGGACATACCGGTTTACCCGGCATCAGACCAAAGAACCGGAATACGGCCAGCTAAAATCGGTGGGGGTTATCGGTGCCGGAGATTTCACCGCTGAAGCTTTTGAACAGGGGCTGAAGAAAGGACAAGCGGTGGCTGATGGAATCGTCATGGCCCGTGACATGGCCAATGAACCTTCAAACCATATGACTCCCGCGCATATGGCAGAGGCCGCACTGAAACTAACCAGCATTCCGGGTCTAAAAGTTGAAGTCCTGGAACGAGCCGATATGGTCAAGATGGGCATGGGCGGACTGCTGGGGGTATCCAGCGGGTCATCAGCCGTTAATCCACCGAAACTGATTGTCATCCGTTACAAAGGACGTACTGCAAACGATTGGGACCTCGGTTTGGTAGGTAAAGGCCTGACCTTTGACAGCGGCGGCATATCCATCAAGCCGTCCGAAAAAATGGAGGAGATGAAATTTGATATGAGCGGCGGCGCATCGGTAATCGGCGCCATGAGTGCCATCGGCCGCTTGAAATTGCCGTTGAACGTTATCGCCGCAGTACCTGCTACCGAAAATATGCCGGACGGCGGGGCCTTCAAGCCCGGCGACGTGCTCAAGATGTACAGCGGCAAAACGGTTGAAGTTATTTCAACCGACGCTGAGGGACGATTGATTTTGGCCGATGCTTTGACGTTTGTTGATCGGGAAAATCCGAAAGCCCTGATTGACGTGGCTACGCTGACCGGAGCGGTAATTATTGCTCTGGGTACTCAGGCTTCCGCAGCGGTGACTAATAACGAAGCCCTGTTGCAAAAAGTGATTAAAGCCGGTGAAAGCGCCGGCGAACGCGTCTGGCAGTTGCCGGGCTGGGATGAATATCGCGACCAATACAAGAGTGATTATGCCGATATTAAAAATGTCGGCGGCCGCCCTGCCGGCACCATTACCGCCGGACTGTTTCTGTCAGAGTTCATCAATCCCCAGACACCATGGGTTCACCTGGATATCGCCGGTACCGCCTGGGGGGATAAGGAAAAAGGCCACTTGACCAAAGGCAGCAGCGGCGTGCCGGTAGCGACACTGGTTAATCTGGCGGAAATGCTGATCCCAGTCTAA
- the moaA gene encoding GTP 3',8-cyclase MoaA yields MTEASCITGTLDAYNRRINYLRISVTDRCNLRCVYCSDGGLDHLSHNDILSYEEIAAVTRVAASMGVRHIRLTGGEPLVRPALSNLIKLLTVIPNIDDVSLTTNGTLLKTQAADLKKAGLKRINVSLDSLLPDRFARITGGEQLDRVFEGIEEAHRVGLSPIKVNMVVMPGINDDEITSFAQKAKYEGWHVRFIEYMPFEGSDNSKVLSVAEIKDRIEAENGQLWACCISGAGPANYYSFGSGQGTIGFIRPISHRFCGQCNRLRLTADGKLRPCLLNDTELDLKNVIRRGGTEQDIKDLLLQAVMAKPERHNLEEMAVGGRQMRQIGG; encoded by the coding sequence GTGACTGAAGCCAGTTGCATTACCGGCACTTTAGATGCCTATAACCGGCGCATTAATTATCTCCGAATTTCGGTGACTGACCGCTGCAACCTGCGTTGCGTATATTGTTCCGACGGCGGACTGGATCATCTGTCTCACAACGACATACTTTCTTACGAAGAAATTGCTGCCGTGACCCGCGTAGCCGCAAGTATGGGAGTCAGGCACATCCGGTTGACCGGGGGCGAACCTCTGGTCCGTCCGGCGCTGTCCAATTTGATTAAACTTTTAACAGTCATACCTAATATTGATGATGTTTCACTGACAACCAACGGCACGCTGCTCAAAACCCAGGCGGCTGACCTGAAAAAGGCCGGCTTGAAACGCATCAATGTATCTCTGGATTCTCTTTTACCGGACAGATTCGCCCGGATAACCGGTGGTGAACAACTGGACCGGGTGTTTGAAGGAATTGAAGAGGCCCATCGCGTCGGGTTGTCCCCCATCAAGGTTAACATGGTGGTCATGCCGGGCATTAACGACGACGAGATAACGAGTTTCGCCCAAAAAGCCAAATATGAAGGCTGGCATGTACGTTTTATTGAATATATGCCGTTTGAGGGTTCTGACAATTCCAAGGTTCTATCGGTCGCGGAAATCAAGGATAGGATTGAAGCCGAAAATGGACAACTCTGGGCATGCTGTATCAGCGGCGCCGGGCCGGCGAACTATTACAGTTTCGGATCCGGCCAGGGGACTATCGGGTTTATCCGGCCTATCAGCCATCGTTTTTGCGGACAATGCAACCGATTACGGCTGACTGCCGACGGCAAATTGCGCCCTTGCTTGTTGAATGATACTGAATTAGACTTAAAAAACGTTATACGCAGGGGCGGTACCGAGCAGGATATCAAAGACCTGCTGCTTCAAGCCGTCATGGCGAAACCGGAACGGCACAATCTGGAGGAAATGGCGGTGGGCGGCCGGCAGATGAGGCAGATCGGGGGCTGA
- the moaC gene encoding cyclic pyranopterin monophosphate synthase MoaC, with protein MELSHVNENGQAHMVDVTAKAVTNRRATAVSFIRMKPETLRLIRENQIKKGDVLATARIAGIMAVKQTPELIPLCHPLLITSVTVDFEYQGETTIKIMTEVRTTGQTGVEMEALTGASVAALTIYDMCKAVDKGMTIEQTRLEMKEGGKSGTYRRSVDG; from the coding sequence ATGGAATTATCACACGTGAACGAAAACGGTCAGGCTCATATGGTGGACGTGACCGCCAAGGCCGTCACCAACCGGCGGGCAACGGCCGTCTCTTTTATCCGTATGAAGCCGGAAACGCTGCGTCTGATCAGGGAGAACCAGATAAAAAAAGGTGACGTCCTGGCCACGGCGCGTATCGCCGGTATCATGGCGGTTAAACAAACGCCGGAATTAATCCCGTTATGTCACCCTTTGCTAATCACCTCAGTCACCGTTGATTTTGAATATCAGGGCGAGACTACCATCAAGATCATGACGGAAGTCAGAACTACCGGGCAGACCGGAGTAGAAATGGAAGCCTTGACGGGTGCTTCCGTGGCTGCACTAACAATTTATGACATGTGTAAAGCAGTAGACAAGGGCATGACCATTGAACAAACCCGCCTGGAAATGAAAGAAGGCGGCAAAAGCGGCACCTACAGGAGAAGTGTTGATGGGTAA
- a CDS encoding MOSC domain-containing protein: MGKIIAVCASVKKGTKKKDIGCGVLETDYGLQGDAHATQGWHRQISLLDNSSINKMRAKGLTLTPGDFAENLTTDGLEILMTLPIGTRLKTSQGVEMEITQIGKECHQHCQIYRQVGMCVMPLEGVFARIISGGDVAAGDTIDVVTA; the protein is encoded by the coding sequence ATGGGTAAGATTATCGCGGTATGCGCCAGCGTAAAAAAGGGCACCAAGAAGAAGGATATCGGTTGCGGTGTTTTAGAAACAGATTACGGCCTTCAAGGCGATGCCCATGCCACTCAGGGTTGGCACCGACAGATAAGCCTGCTGGATAATTCCAGCATCAACAAGATGCGCGCCAAGGGATTGACGTTAACCCCTGGTGATTTTGCAGAAAATCTGACGACTGATGGACTTGAAATACTAATGACGCTGCCCATCGGGACACGTCTGAAGACCAGTCAGGGCGTGGAAATGGAAATTACGCAGATAGGCAAGGAATGCCACCAACATTGCCAGATTTATCGCCAGGTAGGAATGTGCGTCATGCCGCTGGAAGGCGTCTTCGCCCGTATTATCAGCGGCGGCGACGTGGCCGCCGGCGACACCATTGATGTCGTAACGGCCTGA
- a CDS encoding type II glyceraldehyde-3-phosphate dehydrogenase — protein MGKIRVGINGYGVIGKRVADAVALQDDMEVAGVTAVNADYRIRIAAERGYPIYSAVPEKLSMMNEAGIPAVGDLDDLIKKVDVVVDCTPKGVGAQLKSVYETAGVKAIFQGAEKHEVAGMSFVAQVNYAEALNRQFARVVSCNTTALCRVMNTFHRRGWIKRARVMILRRGTDPWESHRDGMINTVIPETKVPSHQGPDARTVIKGLDITTMAGAGPFNLSHMHYAMVETNHQISLKELRHALWEEPRLAFVRSSDGIVAMNSVIELMRDLRRPRNDMWEVGIWEDALAADEREAYLVFQVHNEAVTIPENIDAIRAMTGIETDGAKSIEKTNLAMGIVKSFLPTTIPEAAVHAAIGEALKAERAEFRDEGYKGAEEPF, from the coding sequence ATGGGAAAGATAAGAGTCGGCATCAACGGGTACGGCGTAATTGGCAAACGGGTCGCGGATGCCGTAGCCCTTCAGGATGATATGGAAGTTGCCGGTGTCACCGCGGTTAATGCGGATTACCGGATTAGAATTGCTGCTGAGCGCGGCTATCCCATATATTCTGCTGTTCCGGAGAAACTCTCCATGATGAACGAGGCCGGAATCCCCGCAGTTGGCGACCTGGATGACCTGATAAAAAAGGTTGATGTCGTCGTTGACTGCACCCCTAAGGGAGTCGGAGCTCAACTAAAAAGTGTGTACGAAACTGCCGGGGTAAAAGCGATTTTTCAGGGTGCGGAAAAACACGAAGTCGCCGGGATGTCTTTTGTCGCCCAGGTTAATTACGCTGAGGCTTTGAACCGGCAATTCGCCCGGGTGGTGTCGTGTAATACCACGGCTTTATGCCGCGTTATGAACACCTTCCACCGGCGGGGCTGGATTAAGCGCGCCAGAGTCATGATTTTACGGCGGGGTACTGACCCCTGGGAAAGCCACCGTGACGGCATGATCAACACTGTGATTCCAGAAACAAAAGTGCCCAGCCACCAGGGGCCGGACGCGCGCACCGTAATAAAGGGATTGGATATTACTACCATGGCGGGTGCCGGACCATTTAATTTAAGTCATATGCATTATGCCATGGTGGAAACAAACCACCAGATCAGCTTGAAGGAACTTCGCCACGCTTTGTGGGAGGAACCACGTCTGGCTTTCGTCAGATCCAGCGACGGTATTGTGGCCATGAATTCGGTAATTGAACTCATGCGGGATTTACGCCGCCCCCGAAATGATATGTGGGAAGTTGGCATTTGGGAGGACGCTTTGGCTGCCGATGAACGGGAAGCCTACCTGGTGTTTCAGGTGCATAATGAAGCGGTCACCATACCGGAAAATATTGATGCCATTCGGGCGATGACCGGCATTGAAACCGATGGTGCGAAATCAATTGAAAAGACCAATCTGGCCATGGGAATTGTAAAAAGCTTTCTGCCCACAACCATCCCAGAGGCGGCGGTTCATGCGGCTATTGGTGAAGCGCTTAAAGCCGAACGGGCGGAGTTCCGTGATGAAGGGTACAAAGGGGCTGAAGAGCCGTTTTAG
- a CDS encoding MarR family transcriptional regulator: MSDILQNKNSATRFQILVEIASKGPAVEQKTIAAQLEITPQAVSEYLKHLIAEKLVVSEGRSRYRLTSGGVNWMLKQLRDLNTYVDMAKRAVTDISVNAALALGDIKEGQEVGLIMRDGILMASTGIDAGARGVAAGNAQTGEDVGITGIRGIVPLSQGTVFLAAVPGIKEGGSHRANLERLALLVRNQKHIAALGIEAFASLKRVGVEPRYFYSVPEVVIDAARYGLEIIVVAVSDELPDLIKALSESGIEPHFIDLRPD; the protein is encoded by the coding sequence ATGTCAGATATTCTTCAAAACAAAAACTCGGCCACCCGATTTCAGATACTGGTGGAAATTGCTTCTAAAGGTCCTGCGGTGGAGCAAAAGACCATAGCCGCTCAACTGGAGATTACGCCCCAGGCTGTTTCTGAATACCTGAAGCACCTGATAGCGGAAAAACTGGTCGTCTCTGAAGGGAGGTCCCGCTATCGCCTGACTTCCGGCGGGGTTAACTGGATGCTGAAACAGCTCCGTGACCTTAATACCTATGTGGATATGGCCAAACGGGCGGTGACCGATATTTCAGTCAATGCAGCGCTGGCACTCGGTGACATCAAGGAAGGCCAGGAAGTTGGATTGATCATGCGAGACGGAATCCTGATGGCCAGCACCGGTATTGATGCCGGTGCCAGGGGTGTCGCCGCCGGCAATGCTCAGACCGGCGAAGATGTCGGCATCACCGGTATCAGAGGTATTGTGCCACTCAGCCAGGGAACGGTTTTTCTGGCGGCTGTGCCAGGAATTAAAGAAGGCGGTTCACATCGGGCTAATCTGGAAAGGCTGGCGCTGCTGGTCAGAAACCAAAAGCATATTGCCGCGCTGGGCATTGAAGCATTTGCTTCATTGAAACGAGTGGGCGTTGAGCCGCGCTACTTTTATTCCGTACCCGAAGTAGTCATTGACGCTGCCCGCTATGGTCTGGAAATTATCGTTGTGGCCGTCTCCGATGAACTGCCGGATCTAATAAAGGCGCTCAGTGAATCCGGTATAGAACCTCACTTTATTGATTTACGTCCGGATTAG
- a CDS encoding phosphatidic acid phosphatase, which produces MTQTKIANYISDGLNPLALGIIILAAVSFDAAATTSEAVRWFLLVTVLNILPVLTVAIFLVRSGRMDALFSNRRHQRHRIYVIGLFFTVMTLLLLNWMNAPAAIFAVLVITLVTVVTFAAVNLWWKISVHTSTTSAFVVILHVLYGWWALPSLLLLPAMAWSRVKLAQHTLGQVIAGAVVSAVIVLVIFFQNGLI; this is translated from the coding sequence GTGACCCAAACTAAGATCGCTAACTATATTTCTGACGGGCTGAATCCGCTGGCTCTCGGTATCATCATTCTGGCTGCGGTCTCTTTTGATGCTGCGGCCACAACGTCCGAGGCTGTCCGCTGGTTTCTGCTGGTTACTGTGCTGAACATTCTTCCTGTGCTTACTGTTGCCATTTTCCTGGTGCGGAGCGGGCGCATGGATGCTCTGTTCTCCAACCGGCGGCACCAGCGTCATAGAATTTACGTCATCGGCCTGTTCTTCACTGTCATGACATTGCTCTTGCTGAATTGGATGAATGCCCCGGCTGCCATTTTTGCGGTGTTGGTGATAACACTGGTGACGGTGGTTACTTTCGCCGCCGTTAATTTATGGTGGAAGATTAGTGTTCACACCTCCACCACCTCAGCTTTTGTAGTAATCCTGCATGTTTTATATGGCTGGTGGGCGTTGCCGTCATTGCTGCTGTTGCCGGCTATGGCCTGGTCCCGCGTAAAACTGGCCCAGCATACCCTCGGTCAGGTTATCGCCGGCGCTGTGGTTTCGGCGGTAATTGTCCTGGTCATATTCTTTCAGAATGGCCTAATTTAG
- a CDS encoding ferredoxin-like protein, whose product MLLAPLVRIPLLGRLVRRAANRYAAQHHGAFALTAAEAEEIVTRSAWVAVGECACRRTFHNCDAPVEAELIVGFGRNVYAEVSEKTRRITSAEAVALLQQCRESRLMPLMMQCRGHYYAICNCCQCCCVPHRLKTRFGINYAIVRRPEIVEDFFAQLADHHG is encoded by the coding sequence ATGCTGTTGGCGCCTTTGGTTCGTATTCCGTTGCTGGGACGTCTGGTGCGCCGCGCCGCCAACCGATACGCCGCACAACACCACGGTGCATTTGCATTGACCGCCGCCGAAGCTGAAGAGATTGTGACCAGGTCCGCCTGGGTGGCGGTCGGGGAGTGCGCCTGCCGCCGGACCTTTCATAATTGTGATGCTCCGGTTGAAGCGGAGTTAATTGTCGGGTTCGGCCGGAATGTGTACGCCGAGGTATCAGAAAAGACTCGTCGCATTACCTCCGCCGAAGCCGTCGCTTTGTTACAGCAGTGCCGTGAGTCCCGGTTGATGCCCCTGATGATGCAATGCCGGGGACATTATTACGCCATCTGTAATTGTTGTCAGTGCTGCTGCGTACCTCACCGGTTGAAAACCCGATTCGGCATTAATTATGCCATCGTCAGGCGACCGGAAATCGTGGAAGACTTTTTTGCTCAACTCGCTGATCATCATGGTTAG
- a CDS encoding formate--tetrahydrofolate ligase, which translates to MTDLDPLKFKDWQIAEQAERSMKRIDRLADDWGVLRDELLPYGHYLGKVDYAAVDDRLADQTNGKYIDVTAITPTPLGEGKSTTTMGLVQGLAKRRKNVSGAIRQPSGGPTFNIKGSAAGGGRSQCIPLTPFSLGLTGDIDAVTNAHNLAMVALTARLQHEANNSNEFLAKRGVQRLNIDPHNVQMRWAMDFCAQSLRDIVIGLGGKSDGLMMSSGFAITVSSEIMAILSIFTSLSDLRERMGRIVVAYNRQGNPVTTKDLEVDGAMTAWLVRATNPNLLQTIEGQPVLVHAGPFANIAVGQSSIVADRLGLKLSDYHVTESGFGADIGFEKFWNIKCRISRLKPDCAVIVATVRALKMHGGGPKVTPGKSLDSVYTESNPELVERGLVNLLAHIATVKKAGINPVVCINHFHTDSAEEINLIRRAAESAGARAAVSRHWLSGGDGALELADAVVSACEETNKFELLYETNLPLKARIEKIARDVYGAEGVSYTPDALAKANAIEADATKHDFATCMVKTHLSLSHDPALKGRPDGWTLPIRDILVYNGAGFIVPVAGDIKLMPGTSSDPAFRRIDVDVDTGKVTGLF; encoded by the coding sequence TTGACTGACCTTGACCCGTTAAAATTCAAAGACTGGCAAATAGCCGAACAGGCCGAAAGGTCTATGAAGCGCATTGACCGGTTGGCTGACGACTGGGGCGTTCTACGGGATGAACTGTTGCCATACGGTCATTACCTGGGCAAGGTTGATTATGCGGCCGTTGACGACCGCCTGGCGGACCAGACAAACGGCAAGTATATTGACGTCACTGCTATAACGCCGACCCCGCTGGGCGAAGGCAAGAGCACCACCACCATGGGATTGGTGCAGGGCCTGGCCAAACGCCGTAAAAACGTATCCGGCGCCATTCGCCAACCATCCGGCGGACCGACGTTCAACATTAAGGGGAGCGCCGCCGGCGGCGGGCGCTCACAGTGCATTCCACTGACCCCTTTTTCGCTGGGCCTTACTGGTGATATAGATGCCGTCACTAACGCCCATAATCTTGCCATGGTGGCTCTCACAGCCCGTCTGCAGCACGAGGCTAATAATTCAAATGAATTTCTGGCTAAACGGGGCGTGCAACGCCTGAATATTGACCCGCACAACGTCCAGATGCGCTGGGCAATGGATTTTTGTGCTCAGTCACTGAGGGATATCGTTATCGGCCTGGGCGGCAAGAGCGACGGCTTGATGATGAGCAGTGGTTTTGCCATTACCGTCAGTTCAGAGATAATGGCCATACTGTCTATATTCACCAGTTTGAGCGACCTCCGGGAACGCATGGGCCGCATCGTGGTTGCTTATAACCGTCAGGGTAATCCGGTTACCACCAAAGACCTTGAAGTGGACGGCGCTATGACCGCCTGGCTGGTAAGAGCCACTAATCCCAATCTGCTGCAGACCATTGAAGGGCAGCCGGTGCTGGTACACGCCGGCCCGTTTGCCAATATCGCCGTCGGTCAATCTTCCATTGTGGCGGACCGCCTCGGTTTGAAGCTCTCAGATTATCACGTCACCGAGAGCGGTTTCGGCGCTGATATCGGCTTTGAAAAGTTCTGGAACATCAAATGCCGGATTAGCCGATTGAAGCCAGATTGCGCAGTAATCGTGGCAACGGTACGCGCGCTTAAAATGCACGGCGGCGGGCCCAAGGTGACGCCGGGGAAATCGCTTGATTCAGTTTATACCGAATCGAATCCGGAACTGGTTGAGCGAGGCCTGGTAAACCTGCTGGCTCATATAGCCACCGTCAAAAAAGCCGGAATCAATCCGGTGGTATGCATCAACCATTTTCATACCGATTCTGCCGAAGAAATCAACCTGATCAGACGTGCCGCAGAAAGCGCCGGGGCGCGGGCCGCCGTATCACGTCACTGGCTGTCTGGCGGTGATGGTGCGCTGGAATTAGCCGATGCGGTCGTCAGTGCCTGCGAAGAAACCAATAAATTTGAACTTCTTTACGAAACCAATCTGCCGCTGAAAGCCAGGATTGAGAAAATTGCCAGGGATGTCTACGGTGCCGAAGGGGTGAGCTATACTCCTGACGCGTTGGCTAAAGCCAACGCTATTGAAGCTGACGCGACTAAACATGATTTTGCGACCTGTATGGTTAAGACCCACCTGTCATTGTCGCATGATCCGGCATTGAAAGGCCGACCGGACGGCTGGACGTTACCCATCAGGGATATCCTGGTCTACAACGGCGCCGGATTTATTGTACCGGTAGCCGGCGATATCAAGCTGATGCCCGGAACTTCGTCAGACCCGGCTTTCCGCCGCATTGACGTTGATGTGGACACCGGAAAAGTTACCGGCCTGTTTTGA